A part of Rattus rattus isolate New Zealand chromosome 6, Rrattus_CSIRO_v1, whole genome shotgun sequence genomic DNA contains:
- the Stambp gene encoding STAM-binding protein, with translation MSDHADVSLPPQDRVRILSQLGSAVELNEDIPPRRYFRSGVEIIRMASIYSEEGNIEHAFILYNKYITLFIEKLPKHRDYKSAIIPEKKDAVKKLKNVAFPKAEELKTELLKRYTKEYEQYKERKKKEEEELARNIAIQQELEKEKQRVAQQKQKQLEQEQFHAFEKMIQKQELEKERLKIVQEFGKVDPGPCGPLLPDLEKPCVDVAPSSPFSPTQTSDYNTTLRPAKPPVVDRSLKPGALSVIENVPTIEGLRHIVVPRNLCSEFLQLASANTAKGIETCGVLCGKLMRNEFTITHVLIPRQNGGPDYCHTENEEEIFFMQDDLGLLTLGWIHTHPTQTAFLSSVDLHTHCSYQMMLPESIAIVCSPKFQETGFFKLTDYGLQEISTCRQKGFHPHGRDPPLFCDCSHVTVKDRIVTITDLR, from the exons ATGTCTGACCATGCGGATGTGAGCCTCCCACCCCAAGACCGGGTGAGGATTCTGTCGCAACTCGGGAGTGCAGTTGAGTTAAATGAAGACATTCCGCCCCGTCGCTACTTTCGTTCCGGTGTTGAGATCATCCGCATGGCATCCATTTACTCTGAAGAAGGCAACATTGAACATGCCTTTATCCTCTACAACAAGTACATCAC GCTGTTTATTGAAAAACTTCCAAAACACCGAGACTACAAATCGGCCATCATTCCCGAGAAGAAAGACGCGGTCAAG AAATTAAAGAATGTCGCTTTCCCTAAAGCGGAAGAGCTGAAGACAGAACTCTTGAAGAGATACACCAAAGAGTATGAGCAGTATAAGGAGCGAAAG aagaaggaagaagaagaacttGCCCGAAATATCGCCATCCAGCAAgagctggaaaaagaaaagcagagagttgcacagcagaagcagaagcagctcGAGCAGGAGCAGTTCCATGCCTTTGAGAAGATGATCcagaagcaggagctggagaaagagcGGCTAAAAATTGTTCAAGAGTTCGGGAAGGTAGACCCTGGCCCGTGTGGGCCTCTGCTCCCTGATCTGGAAAAGCCCTGTGTAGATGTGGCCCCCAGTTCACCTTTCTCGCCCACGCAGACTTCAGACTATAACACAACCCTGAGGCCAGCTAAGCCACCTGTGGTGGACAGGTCCCTCAAACCTGGAGCATTAAGCGTCATAGAAAATG TTCCCACCATTGAAGGCCTGCGCCACATTGTGGTGCCCCGCAATCTGTGCTCAGAATTTCTCCAGCTTGCCAGCGCCAACACTGCCAAGGGCATCGAGACCTGTGGAGTCCTCTGTGGAAAACTG ATGAGAAATGAATTCACAATCACACATGTTCTCATCCCCAGACAAAATGGTGGGCCTGATTATTGCCACacagagaatgaagaagaaatttTCTTTATGCAGGATGATCTTGGACTCCTCACTCTTGGCTGGATCCAC ACCCATCCAACCCAAACGGCCTTTCTGTCCAGTGTGGATCTGCACACGCACTGCTCCTACCAAATGATGTTACCGGAGTCCATAGCAATTGTCTGCTCCCCCAAGTTCCAGGA AACTGGATTCTTTAAATTAACTGACTATGGCCTTCAAGAGATTTCGACCTGCCGGCAGAAAGGCTTTCACCCCCATGGCAGAGACCCACCGCTGTTCTGT GACTGCAGCCATGTCACTGTCAAAGACAGAATTGTGACGATCACAGACCTTCGATAA